The Numenius arquata chromosome 26, bNumArq3.hap1.1, whole genome shotgun sequence genome has a segment encoding these proteins:
- the R3HCC1 gene encoding R3H and coiled-coil domain-containing protein 1 — MDGVFLSPNEDEFVGRITEELEHFMQQGQHHRVLLFPPLSSRLRYLIHRTVDNVDLLSSFSVGEGWRRRTVICHSAVRLPSETSDQKPSNNPPRPHRAPQPWGRGGRGGRLRHGGEAHGDNSRACVGSGRIKRPPWRKPDKALYVPKAMRKKAEWGEQESRVVAVTESGGDVAQEEEICPKASAKDTQEELGGSEGSPGHVSVALGKGEEPGKEWVSGKNKDGTNDECPPCHTGGPSSENRNDSSGQESRDKDCSDSFSSVHNKNPPEAEEQDESSSAITPESSETPCQLRGEDQTSWDSGKTSSLSEPRSSNCCPDPAAAELSTPVVLENQDKSSRNVSPPEERGEDFVNAGTAEGGQSFSQLESQDEECPGIVQVEHHQKPPEAPEPELVRGAHPSPPEDQSEPWVGAPGQNPHRKVPGEEEEEEEKERSGLADALWRDLHLSTGHKEENVAVREQSSLEEDCTAELLAEIVGYLTVKDISIEKISMDYSSYGEAQLSEGDFGHVTEIYDFSPSLKTENLLEAFADFHESGFKIQWVDDTHALGIFSSPSAASQALGRRYPSLKIRPLIHATKQSKTKAFQRPKLLHLAKERPQTDTAVAKRLVTRALGLKHKQQELSGTEALLPEGLDQEE, encoded by the exons ATGGACGGCGTCTTCCTCTCGCCCAACGAGGATGAGTTCGTGGGCAGGATCACGGAGGAGCTGGAGCACTTCATGCAGCAGGGGCAGCACCACAG AGTGCTCCTCTTCCCGCCTCTGTCCAGTCGCCTCCGGTACCTGATCCACCGGACCGTGGACAACGTGGATTTGTTGAGCAGCTTTTCTGTgggagaaggatggaggaggaggacggtCATTTGTCACTCGGCCGTGAG GCTGCCCAGTGAGACCAGTGACCAAAAACCCAGCAACAACCCACCCAGACCACACCGAGCTCCGCAGccctggggccgggggggccgagGGGGCAGGCTGCGACACGGCGGGGAGGCGCACGGTGACAACTCCCGAGCCTGCGTGGGGTCTGGAAGGATCAAAAGGCCACCCTGGAGGAAACCAGATAAAGCCCTGTACGTCCCCAAGGCCATGCGCAAGAAGGCGGAATGGGGGGAGCAGGAGAGCCGGGTGGTGGCTGTCACCGAGTCAGGTGGGGACGTAGCACAAGAAGAAGAGATTTGCCCTAAAGCTTCAGCCAAGGACacccaggaggagctgggtgggTCTGAAGGCAGCCCAGGTCATGTCTCCGTGGCCCTTGGCAAGGGAGAGGAGCCTGGAAAAGAGTGGGTTTCAGGTAAAAATAAGGATGGCACAAACGATGAATGTCCTCCGTGCCATACGGGTGGCCCCTCATCAGAGAACAGGAATGATTCCTCTGGGCAGGAAAGTCGGGATAAAGACTGTTCAGATTCCTTTTCTTCTGtacacaacaaaaacccacctGAAGCAGAAGAGCAAGACGAGAGCAGCAGCGCCATCACACCAGAAAGCAGTGAAACCCCGTGCCAGCTGCGAGGTGAAGACCAAACCAGTTGGGATAGTGGCAAAACCTCCTCCCTATCGGAACCTCGCAGCAGTAACTGCTGCCCGGACCCGGCTGCGGCGGAGTTGAGCACGCCGGTGGTGCTGGAAAACCAAGATAAGAGCAGCAGAAATGTGTCACCGCCTGAAGAACGGGGTGAGGACTTTGTGAATGCCGGCACGGCGGAGGGAGGCCAGAGTTTCTCCCAACTGGAGAGCCAAGATGAAGAGTGTCCTGGCATTGTCCAGGTGGAGCATCACCAGAAGCCCCCAGAAGCCCCAGAACCTGAGCTGGTCCGTGGTGCCCACCCATCACCTCCTGAGGACCAGAGCGAGCCCTGGGTGGGTGCTCCTGGGCAGAACCCCCACAGGAAGGTgcctggagaagaagaagaggaggaggagaaggagcgtTCGGGCTTGGCCGATGCCTTGTGGCGAGATCTTCACTTGTCCACAGGCCATAAAGAGGAGAATGTGGCGGTCCGTGAGCAGAGCAGTCTGGAGGAGGACTGTACGGCGGAGCTCCTGGCAGAG aTTGTGGGTTATTTAACCGTGAAGGACATCAGCATCGAGAAGATCAGCATGGATTATTCCAGCTACGGAGAGGCGCAGCTCAGCGAGGGGGATTTTGGCCACGTAACTGAAATCTATGACTTCTCCCCGTCGCTGAAAACGGAGAACCTGTTGGAAGCCTTCGCGGATTTCCA TGAGAGCGGGTTCAAAATCCAGTGGGTGGACGATACGCACGCCCTGGGGATCTTCTCCAGCCCCTCCGCAG CATCTCAGGCCCTGGGGCGACGTTATCCTTCGTTAAAGATCCGACCGCTGATCCACGCAACAAAGCAGTCAAAGACCAAGGCATTTCAGCGACCGA AACTCCTTCACCTCGCCAAAGAAAGGCCCCAGACCGACACTGCGGTGGCGAAGAGGctggtgaccagggctttggggCTGAAGCACAAGCAGCAGGAGCTCTCGGGCACCGAAGCGCTGCTGCCGGAAGGCTTGGACCAGGAGGAATAA
- the LOC141475720 gene encoding D(1) dopamine receptor-like, with the protein MDGFYSSAEGDGQDVINDTSGRKSWAGEGNSKLSFRMVTATLLFLLILSTLLGNTLVCVAVVKFRHLRSKVTNFFVISLAVSDLFVAVLVMPWKAATEVAGFWPFGAFCDVWVAFDIMCSTASILNLCIISMDRYWAISNPFRYERKMTQRVAFIMIGVAWLLSLLISFIPVQLKWHKDRKLFSQQEPGFNVTGEEENCDSSLSRTYAISSSLISFYIPVAIMIVTYTRIFRIAQRQIRRISSLERAVEHAQNCHSSDCPHEASLKNSFKKETKVLKTLSIIMGVFVFCWLPFFVLNCMVPFCNLGLHEPGELPCVSETVFNIFVWFGWANSSLNPIIYAFNADFRRAFATILGCGCLCPSNAVETVNFSNELVSYHHDTTYQKEVVTLSYPQLLPHAALQMESHEVAFEKVSQVSEPSHDALPAVMHVECETAVSLEKITPFTSNAFD; encoded by the coding sequence ATGGATGGTTTTTACTCCTCCGCAGAAGGAGACGGGCAGGATGTGATCAACGACACCAGCGGTAGGAAGagctgggcaggggaagggaactCCAAGTTGTCCTTCCGCATGGTGACAGctactttgcttttccttctcatcCTCTCCACACTCCTGGGCAACACCCTGGTGTGTGTGGCTGTGGTCAAGTTCAGACACTTGCGCTCTAAGGTCACCAATTTCTTCGTTATCTCCTTGGCGGTGTCCGACCTCTTTGTGGCCGTTCTGGTGATGCCCTGGAAGGCTGCCACCGAGGTGGCGGGGTTCTGGCCCTTTGGGGCTTTCTGTGACGTTTGGGTGGCTTTCGATATCATGTGCTCCACAGCTTCTATCCTCAATTTGTGCATCATCAGCATGGACCGTTACTGGGCCATTTCCAACCCCTTCCGCTATGAGAGGAAGATGACGCAGCGTGTGGCTTTCATCATGATCGGGGTGGCTTGGTTACTGTCCCTCTTGATTTCCTTCATCCCTGTACAGCTGAAGTGGCACAAGGATCGTAAGCTCTTTAGCCAACAGGAGCCAGGTTTTAATGtcacaggggaggaggagaactgTGATTCCAGCCTCAGCAGGACTTATGCCATCTCATCTTCCCTCATTAGCTTCTACATCCCTGTTGCCATCATGATTGTGACGTACACCCGCATCTTCCGCATTGCCCAGCGGCAGATCCGCAGGATCTCATCCCTGGAGAGGGCAGTGGAACATGCCCAGAACTGCCACAGCAGCGACTGCCCTCACGAGGCCTCCCTGAAGAACTCCTTCAAGAAGGAGACCAAGGTCCTCAAGACCCTCTCCATCATCATGGGCGTCTTTGTCTTCTGCTGGCTGCCCTTCTTCGTGCTCAACTGCATGGTGCCCTTCTGTAATCTTGGCTTACACGAGCCAGGAGAGCTACCTTGCGTCAGCGAGACTGTCTTCAACATCTTCGTCTGGTTCGGGTGGGCCAACTCTTCCCTCAATCCTATCATCTATGCCTTCAATGCAGATTTCCGGAGAGCTTTTGCCACCATCTTGGGCTGTGGTTGCCTTTGCCCCAGCAATGCAGTGGAGACAGTGAACTTCAGCAACGAGCTGGTCTCCTACCACCATGACACCACCTATCAGAAGGAAGTGGTGACCCTCAGCTACCCCCAGCTTCTCCCCCATGCTGCTCTGCAGATGGAAAGCCACGAGGTGGCCTTTGAGAAGGTTTCTCAGGTCTCGGAGCCCTCTCACGACGCCTTGCCTGCGGTGATGCACGTGGAGTGTGAAACGGCTGTTTCACTAGAGAAGATCACACCTTTCACCAGCAACGCATTCGATTGA